ATGACGAAGCGTTTTATTTTCTTCTTCTTAACGTTTTACGGCATTTTATTTATTGGCACGAGCATCTTTCTCACGATCATGATTTACAAGATAGCCACAGGATTTTACTACCATGACATCCGCGTCTTAGAAAACATGGAGATGGAGTGGGCAATTACTGAAGATGACAATACTTATACAATGTCCGATCATTTAATTGATATTGCTCATCGAAGCGGCGGGGTGCTGCAACTTTTAAATCATGATGGTGAAGTGATTCTTTCGTCTAAGGAAAATGATCTTCCTACGCAGTATTCCATTCAAAACCTCACGTCGCTTGTTGCACAAGAAAATGTGTATTCTTGGACGTTAGAGAACGGGCTGCATGTCTTATTTACGAATTATACGGAAGCTGATCAGCTTTTAGACAGGATTTATACAACTGAACATTTCCCAGAAATCACGAAGCTTCAAGAGGAAACACTGAAAGAAAAAGATGCTGTGTTTGAGCTATTTGATGAACATGGACAGCTCATCATGTCATCCTCTCCATCCGAAAGCGAAACACTTCGTTTAGGAGATGTTCTCTCTGTTCACTCATCACTCAATGCCCAAAAAGAGTTAATCGCCTATAAGACACTTGCAAATGGGGACATCGCTGTTGTACGAATGGACAATCCACTTTATCAGGCGCTTGATTCGATCGATATGGCTCTATTCTCTGAGTTTGCCAAATGGTTTGGCATTTTCCATGTGATTTTGTTACTTTTCACTCTTAGCTTTTCACTTTGGATCGGGCAGCGTTTTGGAAAACCTGTGTTCTTTTTCTTAAAGTGGATTGAGCAGTTATCGCAGAAGAATTATGAACGAATCGAAAGCCCTTCTATTCGGAGAAAAAAAGATGGGCGGTTGAAGAGGAAATATCGCATATATGAAGACGTCGACCTTTCCTTAGAAAAGCTCACGACAAATTTAAAAAATAATGAGCTGACCATTCAAAAAACAGATCAACTTAGGGAGGATTGGATTTCAGGATTATCTCATGATCTAAAAACACCTCTCAGCTCAATTTATGGTTACGCAACGTTTTTAGCTTCAAAGGATCATGACTGGTCACCGAATGAAGTCCGATCATTTGCGAAAACGATGATGGATAAAGCCACCTACATGGATGCTTTAATTAACGATTTAACGTATACGTACCAGCTAAAAAATGACGCTGTCGCTTTAGAGAAAAAGTCGCTTTCCTTTTTCGAATACGTTGAGAGTTATCTTAAACGCAGTGATTGGCAGGCGGACATTCATTTTGACGGAGACAAGCAAGGTAAGGTTTTAATTGATCCGGGTCGATTTGACCGTGTGCTTGACAACCTTGTCGGGAACGCGCTTAAACATAATCCACCGAATACACCTATTCACCTTTTCGTGCAACCGGCAAAAGATGTCGTGACACTCGTTGTGCGCGATGAAGGACAAGGCATACCAGAGGATGTCATAGTCAATTTATTTAACCGCTACTACCGTGGAACAAATACGACGACCGATGCGTCAGGAACAGGACTTGGCTTAACGATCGCGAAACAACTCGTCGAATTGCATGGTGGTGAAGTTGAAGCAAGCTCCTCTAATGAAGGAACGTCCATTTTGATCCACCTGCCACGTGTTGATGGGACTAACATGAATGAAAACGATAGGTGATGCAACGGAACTAAAAAGCGGTAACTTCCCCCTTAAGAGGCAGTTACCGCTGATTGTGTTATGTAAGCCACGTCTCGTTAAAACGATCCTCATTAAAGCCAACCGTTGCTTTCTTTCCATCCGTCACGATAGGTCGTTTAATTAACATACCGTCGGATGCCAACAGCTCTGCTTTCTCTTGGTCCGTCATGTCATCAAGCTTATCCTTTAAGTTAAGTTCACGATATTTTTTCCCGCTTGTATTAAAGAATTTGCGCATAGCAAGCTCATTTTCTTTAGACCAGTATAAAATATCTTCTGCGGTTGGAGGCTCATTCACAATATGAACGACGTCCCAATGGACATTGTTTGCCTGCCCCCACTTTAAAGCTTTTTTACATGTACTACACGGCGGGTAAACATAAATTTTCATAAGGTTCTTCTCTCCTTTTTACATTAGAATGCCAATCCATTCATTCTTTATAACCTTTTCCACTGCTCTCCGGTGATAATGCTTCATTCCAAAAGCATACTAATGGTGATCCCGTAAATCATTTTGCTGAGAGGAGCCAGATACAATGCAAGGACAACAAATGCAACAGACATCTGCGTCTCAATTTATGCCGCAGCCTCCAGAGGTTATCACGACAAAAGATCATCTTTACCTTACTGACATGATGAATTGGAATTTAACTGCCGCGAAGAAATGTCACGATTTTGCTTTAAGGTGTCAAGATGTTGAACTGTCTCAGCTATTAGATCAGACGAGCCAAATGCATAAAAAACATTATGAGCTCATCCTAAACGAACTGAATAAGAGTGTTCAGCAGCCGGCAATGGCAGGAGGGATGCAATAATGCAGCAGCAAAAAATCCAAAATAACGAAAGCACCGTCCCTAAAACGACAGCTATGAATGATAAAGACCTAGTCACTGATGCTCTTTTTACGGAGAAATATTTGACGAGTTCGTACGATACGGCCTTAAATGAAATGAGTCATGCGGCTCTGTTTCAA
Above is a genomic segment from Litoribacterium kuwaitense containing:
- a CDS encoding sensor histidine kinase — protein: MNIKLSAKMTKRFIFFFLTFYGILFIGTSIFLTIMIYKIATGFYYHDIRVLENMEMEWAITEDDNTYTMSDHLIDIAHRSGGVLQLLNHDGEVILSSKENDLPTQYSIQNLTSLVAQENVYSWTLENGLHVLFTNYTEADQLLDRIYTTEHFPEITKLQEETLKEKDAVFELFDEHGQLIMSSSPSESETLRLGDVLSVHSSLNAQKELIAYKTLANGDIAVVRMDNPLYQALDSIDMALFSEFAKWFGIFHVILLLFTLSFSLWIGQRFGKPVFFFLKWIEQLSQKNYERIESPSIRRKKDGRLKRKYRIYEDVDLSLEKLTTNLKNNELTIQKTDQLREDWISGLSHDLKTPLSSIYGYATFLASKDHDWSPNEVRSFAKTMMDKATYMDALINDLTYTYQLKNDAVALEKKSLSFFEYVESYLKRSDWQADIHFDGDKQGKVLIDPGRFDRVLDNLVGNALKHNPPNTPIHLFVQPAKDVVTLVVRDEGQGIPEDVIVNLFNRYYRGTNTTTDASGTGLGLTIAKQLVELHGGEVEASSSNEGTSILIHLPRVDGTNMNENDR
- a CDS encoding arsenate reductase family protein, whose amino-acid sequence is MKIYVYPPCSTCKKALKWGQANNVHWDVVHIVNEPPTAEDILYWSKENELAMRKFFNTSGKKYRELNLKDKLDDMTDQEKAELLASDGMLIKRPIVTDGKKATVGFNEDRFNETWLT